A portion of the Salarias fasciatus chromosome 15, fSalaFa1.1, whole genome shotgun sequence genome contains these proteins:
- the faxca gene encoding failed axon connections homolog, whose protein sequence is MYWRVGFAWTRSCVVDLGQNQSFSSGLLGSDEQLSFYGYIIAYPLQDYGGIMSALGSDSWWRKTLYLTGGALLAAAAYLLHELLAIRKEEELDSKDAIILHQFSRPKTGAPSLSPFCLKLETYLRMVDLPYQNYFDGKLSPQGKMPWIEYNQEQVCGTEFIIDFLEERLGVSLNKSLTMQEMAVSRAITKMVEEHFYWTIAYCQWVDNLEETQKMLSVSGPLSDLLKWILSHLTGGIVKREMYGHGIGRFSKEEVYTLMEKDMRTLATLLGDKKYLMGSRLSTVDAAVFSHLAPAMWTLPGSRPEQLIKGELINLAMYCERIRRRFWPEWFVDLEDFRYSDTTECSSSVSPSKLPDLGLYSCTDTSQDDSRLRTPCASRPHTPPDPPSPVSDPTGHSLYDSDMDTECSEIDQLKC, encoded by the exons ATGTACTGGCGCGTCGGGTTCGCCTGGACGCGGTCGTGTGTGGTTGATCTTGGCCAGAACCAGAGCTTCTCCTCCGGCCTGCTGGGCTCCGATGAGCAGCTCTCGTTTTATGGATACATCATCGCCTACCCACTGCAGGACTACGGCGGGATCATGTCAGCGCTGGGCTCGGACTCGTGGTGGCGGAAGACGCTGTATCTGACCGGAGGGGCTCTGCTGGCTGCCGCTGCCTATCTGCTGCACGAGCTGCTGGCCATCAG aaaggaggaagagctgGACTCTAAAGATGCCATCATACTCCATCAGTTCTCCAGGCCCAAGACCGGTGCTCCGTCCCTGTCCCCTTTCTGCCTTAAGCTGGAGACCTACCTCCGTATGGTTGACCTGCCCTACCAG AACTACTTTGATGGGAAGCTTTCACCGCAGGGAAAGATGCCGTGGATCGAGTACAACCAGGAGCAGGTGTGCGGCACCGAGTTCATCATCGACTTCCTGGAGGAGAGGCTGGGCGTGAGCCTCAACAAGAGCCTCACCATGCAGGAGATGGCCGTGTCGCGCGCCATCACCAAAATGGTGGAGGAGCACTTCTACTG GACGATAGCTTACTGTCAGTGGGTGGACAACCTGGAGGAGACGCAGAAGATGCTGTCGGTGAGCGGACCACTGAGCGACCTGCTCAAGTGGATCCTGAGTCACCTGACCGGTGGGATCGTCAAGAGAGAGATGTACGGCCACGGCATCGGACGCTTCTCCAAGGAGGAGGTTTACACACTGATGGAGAAGGACATGCGGACCCTCGCCACTCTGCTCG GGGATAAGAAGTACCTTATGGGCTCCAGGCTTTCCACCGTAGACGCTGCGGTGTTCAGTCACCTGGCCCCTGCCATGTGGACTCTACCGGGGTCTCGGCCGGAGCAGCTAATCAAAG GTGAGCTGATCAACCTGGCCATGTACTGTGAGCGCATCCGCCGGCGATTCTGGCCCGAGTGGTTTGTGGACCTGGAGGACTTCCGCTACAGCGACACCAcggagtgcagcagcagcgtctcgcCCTCCAAGCTCCCCGACCTGGGCCTGTACTCCTGCACGGACACCTCCCAGGACGACTCGCGCTTGCGCACGCCGTGCGCCTCGCGCCCCCACACGCCGCCGGACCCGCCGTCGCCCGTCAGCGACCCGACGGGCCACTCGCTGTACGACTCCGACATGGACACCGAGTGCTCCGAGATAGACCAGCTCAAGTGTTGA